From a single Loigolactobacillus coryniformis subsp. coryniformis KCTC 3167 = DSM 20001 genomic region:
- a CDS encoding HAD-IC family P-type ATPase encodes MEKQPTVPPDAKPGPAPLFTQSETQVVTKFDSNLEQGLSATTASKLLAQNGPNELTAHVTPKWVMFLRQFNNVIIYILLFAAALTLLLRHYSDAIVIGLVVIINALIGYFQEVNASNSLEKIKSLLSTEATVIRDGQRTDIPASQLVIGDIVYLEAGDNVPADMRLLDADNLRIQEAALTGEADSVLKTFAPLTDARTPLAERTNMAYASTAVTNGSATGIVVATGHDTELGQIADDVSNVKAAKTPLMKELDDLGKWISYFIIGIAIALFVFGWWINLYALPTLALAVVTMVVGSLPEGLPASTSVILAMGVNKMAKHNAIVKTLPAVETLGAVDVIATDKTGTLTKNEMTAQDIITQRHHYHVTGTGYAPEGQILLDQQPVEMDTDVMLSKLLLAGFEANDTMLQQEDGHWVINGEPTDGAFLTLYHKGLGAAAPAVTELDRIPFDSDYRYIARLDINEQGQHEIFIKGAPDKLYEMAAAADPHFDQDHWNDVIQDLTHQGKRVVAVGHKIVGADVNEVTHEILRQGINFLGIVGIIDPPREEVIAALKEMRTAGVKVKMITGDHPDTAAAIGRQLGLADDIQSITGAELDQMTPEELRENINRYDVFARTTPSNKLAIIDAYQQTGKVTAMTGDGVNDAPALKKADIGVAMGIKGTDVAKDAADMILVDDNFTTMTKAIREGRRLYTNIKKTIAFLLPTSFAEGLIVAFSILMQQPLPLVPTQLLWINMVSAITIQFAFIFEPEEQGIMQRPPRKTGTSLLNKHDVFQMTYVSILIAGMGLWAFDWLTAGGVSHIIASTITVNIIVLGKVFYLFNIRTPHLAFSRHFWSNPMAFATIALLMALQLLLVYLPFMQGVFKTGNMNWGQWGIAIAAGFVTLIVTETDKIIRILIDHRRRSAMR; translated from the coding sequence ATGGAAAAACAACCAACTGTTCCACCCGATGCGAAACCTGGACCGGCGCCGCTATTTACGCAAAGCGAAACGCAGGTGGTGACTAAGTTCGACAGCAATCTCGAACAAGGACTTAGCGCAACCACTGCGAGTAAACTTTTAGCACAAAATGGCCCCAATGAATTGACTGCGCACGTTACCCCCAAATGGGTGATGTTTTTGCGGCAATTCAATAATGTGATCATTTATATTCTGTTGTTTGCGGCGGCGTTAACGTTGCTACTGCGACACTATTCTGATGCGATCGTTATTGGCTTAGTCGTCATCATTAACGCACTGATTGGTTATTTTCAAGAAGTCAATGCTAGTAATTCACTAGAAAAAATTAAGTCGCTGCTGTCTACCGAAGCAACGGTTATTCGCGACGGACAGCGCACCGATATTCCGGCTAGCCAGCTGGTGATCGGCGATATCGTTTATTTAGAAGCCGGCGATAACGTGCCAGCAGATATGCGCTTGCTGGATGCCGATAATTTGCGGATCCAAGAAGCTGCGCTGACCGGTGAGGCCGATTCGGTGCTGAAAACTTTTGCACCGTTGACCGATGCACGCACACCGCTAGCTGAGCGGACTAACATGGCCTATGCCAGTACGGCGGTGACTAATGGTAGTGCCACTGGGATCGTGGTCGCAACTGGCCATGATACTGAGTTAGGCCAGATCGCTGATGACGTCAGCAATGTTAAGGCTGCGAAGACGCCATTGATGAAGGAATTAGACGATTTAGGTAAATGGATCTCGTATTTTATTATCGGGATCGCGATCGCCTTATTTGTCTTTGGTTGGTGGATCAACCTCTATGCCTTGCCGACACTAGCCTTAGCCGTGGTGACCATGGTGGTTGGTTCGTTGCCGGAAGGATTGCCGGCATCGACCTCGGTAATTTTAGCCATGGGTGTCAATAAAATGGCGAAGCATAATGCCATCGTTAAAACACTGCCGGCAGTGGAAACTTTAGGAGCAGTCGATGTGATCGCCACCGATAAAACGGGGACGTTGACTAAGAATGAAATGACGGCGCAGGATATTATCACACAGCGCCATCATTACCATGTTACCGGGACCGGCTATGCGCCGGAAGGACAAATCTTGTTGGACCAGCAGCCGGTTGAAATGGATACGGACGTTATGCTATCCAAGTTGTTGCTTGCTGGTTTTGAGGCTAACGACACGATGCTGCAGCAAGAAGATGGCCACTGGGTGATCAATGGTGAGCCGACGGATGGTGCGTTTTTGACCTTATACCATAAGGGCCTAGGCGCAGCAGCACCAGCTGTGACTGAATTGGATCGGATACCGTTTGACTCGGATTATCGTTATATCGCACGCCTAGATATCAATGAACAAGGGCAGCACGAGATCTTTATCAAGGGTGCTCCCGATAAACTGTATGAAATGGCCGCTGCTGCTGATCCGCATTTTGACCAAGATCATTGGAATGATGTGATCCAAGATTTGACCCATCAAGGTAAGCGGGTCGTGGCCGTGGGGCATAAAATCGTTGGCGCTGACGTCAATGAAGTGACCCATGAGATTTTACGGCAGGGTATCAACTTTCTTGGGATCGTGGGGATCATTGATCCACCACGGGAAGAAGTGATTGCAGCGTTGAAAGAAATGCGGACCGCGGGGGTCAAGGTAAAAATGATCACTGGGGACCATCCGGATACAGCGGCTGCGATTGGCCGTCAACTAGGCTTAGCAGATGATATTCAGTCGATCACTGGGGCGGAGTTGGATCAAATGACCCCCGAAGAGTTGCGCGAAAATATTAATCGTTACGATGTTTTTGCCCGCACAACGCCAAGCAATAAGTTAGCGATCATTGATGCCTACCAGCAAACCGGTAAAGTAACCGCGATGACTGGTGATGGGGTCAATGATGCACCGGCGCTGAAAAAAGCTGATATCGGGGTGGCGATGGGGATCAAAGGAACCGACGTGGCTAAGGATGCTGCGGATATGATCCTAGTCGATGATAACTTTACCACGATGACCAAAGCGATTCGTGAAGGCCGGCGGCTGTATACTAATATTAAGAAGACGATCGCTTTCTTATTACCAACGAGTTTTGCGGAAGGGTTGATCGTTGCTTTTAGTATTTTAATGCAACAACCATTGCCATTAGTGCCAACGCAATTACTATGGATCAACATGGTTTCTGCGATCACGATCCAGTTTGCCTTTATCTTTGAGCCAGAGGAACAAGGTATCATGCAGCGGCCACCGCGTAAAACGGGGACGTCGTTATTAAATAAGCATGATGTGTTCCAAATGACATATGTCTCCATATTGATCGCTGGTATGGGCTTGTGGGCCTTCGATTGGCTGACTGCTGGTGGCGTTTCGCATATTATTGCCAGCACGATCACCGTCAACATTATTGTATTAGGTAAAGTCTTCTACTTGTTCAATATTCGGACACCGCATCTCGCCTTTTCCCGTCATTTTTGGAGTAACCCGATGGCCTTCGCGACGATTGCTTTATTAATGGCTTTACAACTATTATTGGTTTACTTACCATTTATGCAAGGCGTCTTTAAAACCGGCAATATGAATTGGGGCCAGTGGGGGATTGCGATTGCCGCAGGGTTTGTTACCTTGATCGTAACCGAAACCGATAAAATTATTCGAATTTTAATCGACCATCGTCGGCGTTCAGCGATGCGTTAA
- a CDS encoding EAL domain-containing protein → MYRYFIQPQLDKINNSLIGYELLMKKYTTDGWRPPQHFSDIPAKIIAETLVATTKQLALKIGSVSVNLNRTQLMDSQIDEAIIRSQMQLRPVKLVVELTEEPGDEHWRTEQLLPMIENFTIRGMEVSLDDVGTGENQLAHIEPLIPYATEIKFALQDFTTSFQMSAMQQKVIFWRDLAAKHNLRFILEGIEDATDDATANQLKINLRQGYYYGKPHLLKLQPDDPD, encoded by the coding sequence ATGTATCGTTATTTTATCCAACCACAATTAGACAAAATCAATAACTCGCTGATCGGCTATGAATTATTGATGAAAAAGTACACCACCGATGGCTGGCGACCACCACAGCATTTCTCCGATATACCAGCGAAGATCATCGCCGAAACGCTGGTAGCTACGACCAAACAATTGGCATTAAAGATCGGTTCGGTTTCCGTCAATCTCAACCGTACCCAATTAATGGATTCGCAGATCGACGAGGCAATCATCCGTTCACAAATGCAGCTGCGCCCAGTTAAATTAGTCGTCGAATTAACTGAAGAACCAGGCGATGAACACTGGCGCACCGAGCAGTTGCTGCCGATGATCGAAAACTTCACGATCCGCGGCATGGAAGTCAGTTTAGATGACGTTGGCACTGGCGAAAATCAATTAGCTCACATTGAACCACTGATTCCTTACGCCACCGAGATCAAGTTTGCGCTACAAGATTTTACCACCTCATTCCAAATGTCCGCCATGCAGCAAAAAGTAATTTTCTGGCGTGATCTTGCTGCTAAGCATAATCTACGTTTCATTTTGGAGGGTATTGAGGACGCCACGGATGACGCTACGGCTAACCAATTAAAAATCAACCTACGCCAAGGCTATTACTACGGTAAACCGCATCTATTGAAGCTACAACCAGATGACCCCGATTAA
- a CDS encoding nitroreductase family protein → MNTLELLNQHRSQRDFTTQPVSAETVSQLITTAQHASSSIFLQAYSFISVTDPALRQQIAAITTMPFVQQNGHLLIVIADQHRNATLARQQGLTPELLGGADRFLASVEDATLASQNLITAAESLGLGAVVLGSVLNDAAKLIELLHLPKLTMPVFGLLVGYPNGQNELKPRLPEAAVHFTNGYQEPTAYTAALADYQQTLQQYYQARSHNARQADFTQVIRGALLSKTPRRELLAVLQQQGFLNEAN, encoded by the coding sequence ATGAATACACTTGAATTACTTAATCAACATCGCTCACAACGCGATTTTACTACACAGCCAGTAAGCGCAGAAACAGTCTCACAGTTGATCACCACAGCACAACACGCATCATCAAGTATTTTCTTACAAGCCTATAGTTTTATCAGCGTTACTGACCCGGCCTTGCGACAACAAATTGCGGCGATCACCACGATGCCATTCGTTCAGCAAAACGGCCACCTACTGATCGTGATCGCTGACCAGCATCGCAATGCAACTTTAGCGCGCCAACAAGGATTAACGCCAGAACTTTTAGGCGGCGCTGACCGCTTCTTAGCAAGTGTTGAAGATGCCACCTTAGCCAGCCAAAACTTGATTACGGCCGCGGAAAGCCTAGGGTTAGGTGCCGTGGTACTCGGCAGTGTGCTAAACGATGCCGCCAAATTGATCGAATTACTACACTTGCCTAAATTAACGATGCCAGTATTCGGGTTATTAGTTGGTTATCCCAACGGACAAAACGAACTCAAGCCACGTTTACCGGAAGCGGCAGTTCATTTCACTAATGGTTATCAAGAACCAACTGCCTATACTGCTGCGTTAGCCGATTATCAGCAAACCTTACAGCAGTATTATCAAGCGCGCAGTCACAACGCTCGGCAAGCAGATTTCACTCAAGTGATCCGCGGTGCGTTGCTTTCAAAAACGCCACGGCGCGAACTATTAGCAGTACTACAGCAACAAGGTTTCCTAAATGAAGCCAATTAA
- a CDS encoding flavin reductase family protein produces MHHFTRQDLSARQQYKFISGSIIPRPIAWVTTLAGAVVNLAPFSFFSSIPGSEPLMTLAIGRKTPQQPKDTAANLLATGEAVVHIVSADLVEQMNATAANLPASESEVVATQLDLVTSHSAAVPGLAAAKIRFESTVYQHLVINDHTGQAMADLFVLRVSDFYFADEVFDATHDYILPAALKPVARLAGAEYAELGPTYQLTRPQ; encoded by the coding sequence ATGCATCATTTTACGCGTCAAGATCTATCGGCACGACAACAATATAAATTTATCAGTGGTAGTATTATTCCGCGGCCGATCGCCTGGGTGACCACCTTGGCTGGTGCTGTGGTCAACTTAGCGCCGTTCAGCTTTTTTTCCAGTATTCCCGGTAGTGAACCCCTGATGACGCTAGCAATCGGGCGTAAAACACCACAGCAGCCGAAGGATACTGCGGCTAATTTATTAGCAACCGGAGAAGCCGTGGTGCACATTGTTTCTGCTGACTTGGTTGAGCAAATGAATGCTACTGCGGCTAATTTACCGGCGTCTGAAAGTGAAGTTGTTGCCACGCAATTAGATTTGGTGACTAGTCATTCAGCTGCAGTACCAGGTTTAGCAGCTGCTAAAATTCGCTTTGAATCCACGGTTTATCAGCATTTAGTGATCAACGATCATACCGGGCAGGCGATGGCTGATTTATTTGTACTGCGGGTCAGTGATTTTTATTTTGCTGATGAAGTGTTCGATGCGACGCATGATTATATTTTACCAGCTGCGTTAAAACCGGTAGCGCGCTTAGCTGGTGCCGAGTACGCTGAATTAGGACCGACTTATCAACTAACGCGGCCCCAGTAA
- a CDS encoding DUF2179 domain-containing protein, giving the protein MHINIGFIFLVFGINVLYLTINTLRLIFQNKGLIWVAPFFGMVEITLYTMGLNYVLNSLANPLYLVAYALGFGLGIGLGMLIDRWLAIGYVIVQIIIPQGEENQDKKTLVHLLRDAGYGVTEFDGIGRDGARMVLEVLVPRKDEKTIYDMVLAFNPRAFMLSLEPTTFNGGFWVKRLKRRRQLIAQRDRKNK; this is encoded by the coding sequence ATGCATATTAATATCGGCTTTATCTTCTTAGTTTTCGGCATTAACGTACTTTACCTCACGATCAACACACTACGTTTGATTTTTCAAAATAAAGGGTTGATCTGGGTGGCACCCTTTTTTGGCATGGTCGAGATCACTTTATACACGATGGGATTGAATTACGTTTTAAATAGTTTGGCTAATCCGCTCTACCTAGTGGCTTACGCACTGGGTTTTGGGCTCGGGATCGGCCTAGGTATGCTGATCGATCGTTGGCTCGCCATTGGTTATGTGATCGTGCAGATCATCATTCCCCAAGGCGAAGAAAACCAAGACAAAAAAACATTGGTCCATTTATTGCGTGATGCCGGCTATGGCGTGACCGAATTTGACGGTATTGGTCGTGACGGTGCCCGGATGGTACTGGAAGTTTTAGTGCCGCGTAAAGATGAAAAAACGATTTACGATATGGTTCTGGCCTTTAATCCGCGGGCTTTTATGCTCTCGTTGGAACCAACGACCTTCAATGGTGGCTTCTGGGTCAAGCGCCTCAAGCGCCGGCGCCAATTGATTGCCCAACGCGATCGTAAAAATAAATAA
- a CDS encoding DUF1836 domain-containing protein, whose translation MAETDFNTWLSELAAVRLPEWHELPEFDLYMDQVITETDRYLRPLGIEPLTKSMVNSYVKRKIVHHPDKKHYTRTHLAEIIIVSLFKAVFPLEAIHAGIQQAVTTTNAQTAYDRFIELSNTELASLVQPTTALFSATDSAEVLTQKAAIRAILYQIITQHTLHSATPKAAQA comes from the coding sequence ATGGCAGAGACTGATTTCAATACTTGGTTAAGCGAATTAGCGGCAGTTCGCTTACCTGAATGGCATGAGCTTCCTGAATTTGATCTTTATATGGATCAAGTGATCACCGAAACTGATCGCTATTTACGACCACTGGGCATCGAACCATTGACCAAAAGTATGGTTAATAGCTACGTCAAACGCAAAATCGTTCATCATCCCGACAAAAAACACTACACTCGGACACATTTAGCTGAGATCATCATTGTGAGTCTGTTTAAGGCGGTATTTCCGCTGGAGGCGATCCACGCTGGAATCCAACAAGCGGTCACCACAACGAATGCGCAAACAGCCTACGATCGCTTCATTGAGCTAAGCAACACAGAACTGGCTAGCCTGGTCCAGCCAACAACGGCCTTATTTAGCGCCACTGATAGTGCCGAAGTTCTGACGCAAAAGGCAGCGATTCGTGCGATTTTATACCAGATCATCACTCAACATACGTTGCATAGCGCAACCCCAAAAGCGGCGCAAGCCTAA
- the trhA gene encoding PAQR family membrane homeostasis protein TrhA, translated as MTANMKHQVVVLEIWNAITHGVGFIGSVVMFVLLIRRGLSEPEPGLLALIIYGITLMLLYLASTLYHCLSLTRARRVFQIFDHCNIYLLIAGTYTPYCLLAIRGGFGLGMCLAIWGLALAGIGLHILSGARQQKLETTIYVVMGWLCLMAMRPLYLHLGTLGFSLLVAGGVTFTLGAVIYSFPKVPYLHLIWHFLVMLGTTLMFCSIYWFI; from the coding sequence ATGACTGCGAATATGAAGCATCAAGTTGTCGTATTGGAAATTTGGAATGCAATTACGCATGGTGTCGGCTTTATCGGTAGTGTTGTGATGTTTGTTTTATTAATTCGGCGCGGTTTGTCTGAGCCGGAACCAGGATTATTAGCATTGATAATTTATGGAATCACACTAATGTTGCTTTATTTAGCGTCGACTTTATACCATTGTTTATCACTAACCCGGGCCCGGCGCGTATTTCAAATTTTTGATCATTGTAATATTTATTTGCTGATTGCCGGAACGTATACCCCTTATTGTTTATTGGCGATCCGTGGCGGCTTTGGCTTAGGGATGTGTCTGGCGATCTGGGGTCTAGCGCTAGCCGGTATTGGGCTACATATTCTGAGTGGGGCCCGGCAACAAAAATTAGAAACAACGATCTATGTTGTGATGGGGTGGCTGTGTTTAATGGCGATGCGCCCATTATATCTGCATTTAGGCACACTAGGTTTTAGTTTATTAGTTGCCGGTGGGGTGACCTTTACGCTTGGTGCCGTGATCTATAGCTTTCCTAAAGTTCCATACTTACACTTGATTTGGCACTTTTTAGTTATGCTGGGAACGACCCTGATGTTTTGCTCGATTTATTGGTTTATTTAA
- a CDS encoding HdeD family acid-resistance protein, with protein sequence MNKLLDRFDPFMFVVGILSIFVAVISLRNPLATFSAVVVIAAITAILSGIYKLTVLRGALENSGWVVFNAVVDIIIGILMLFNGKFGILFVAISFAIMFLMDSIISLWLSNIIKLVNEKYFMVDVILSVIGIILGVLLLIYPAFSILSIYYLVGLFFMITGISAIIHSI encoded by the coding sequence ATGAATAAGTTATTGGACAGATTTGACCCATTTATGTTTGTCGTCGGGATCTTAAGTATTTTCGTTGCGGTCATTTCTTTAAGAAATCCCCTAGCAACCTTCAGTGCGGTAGTCGTTATTGCAGCAATTACCGCAATTTTGTCCGGGATTTACAAGTTAACCGTTCTTAGAGGTGCTTTAGAAAATTCTGGATGGGTCGTTTTTAACGCGGTCGTTGACATTATTATCGGAATTTTAATGTTGTTCAACGGAAAGTTTGGCATTCTATTTGTTGCAATTTCGTTTGCAATTATGTTCTTGATGGATTCAATAATATCGTTATGGCTTTCGAACATTATCAAGTTAGTTAACGAAAAGTATTTTATGGTTGACGTGATTTTATCCGTAATTGGCATTATTTTAGGTGTTCTTTTATTGATTTATCCCGCCTTTTCAATCTTATCAATCTATTACCTAGTAGGATTATTCTTTATGATTACTGGGATTAGTGCGATTATTCACTCAATTTAA
- a CDS encoding IS30-like element ISLpl1 family transposase, with product MSSITYSERIKIETFCELGLSNIQMGVRLNRSPSTISYELSRCQPYQAELAQTDAEYKRSRCGRKTKLSDELKQKILNHLRLSWSPGMIAHEFKLATKSIYNWLNQGRIDFSLNDLPEHGVRQRRNVDQRSKYNQSLGRSIEQRPMMINQRNRIGDFELDTVVGPRGHSKAVLLTLIDRKSRFLWAYRLKDRTTATVNEALTKFLTTFNGPVHSFTVDRGTEFSGLVSLESQYGIKTYYCHAYTPAERGSNERFNRNLRYFYPKGTRFEHISAQDLTTTLLQINQRPLKILDWQTPYQVMLTNLSKNSD from the coding sequence TTGTCTAGTATAACCTATTCCGAACGAATTAAAATCGAAACCTTTTGTGAACTAGGGCTGTCCAATATCCAAATGGGCGTTCGGCTGAACCGATCACCGTCAACAATTTCTTATGAATTATCTCGATGTCAACCTTATCAGGCTGAATTAGCACAAACAGATGCCGAATACAAGCGATCACGATGTGGTCGGAAAACTAAGCTGAGCGATGAGTTAAAGCAAAAAATTCTCAACCATTTACGTCTAAGCTGGTCACCAGGAATGATTGCTCACGAATTTAAACTAGCTACTAAATCTATTTATAATTGGCTAAATCAGGGGAGAATTGATTTCTCCTTGAATGATCTACCTGAACATGGCGTACGCCAACGGCGTAACGTTGACCAACGATCCAAATATAATCAATCTTTGGGGCGATCAATTGAACAGCGTCCCATGATGATTAATCAACGTAATCGCATCGGCGATTTTGAACTAGATACCGTCGTTGGTCCTCGTGGGCATAGTAAGGCAGTTTTATTAACTTTAATCGATCGCAAATCACGGTTCCTTTGGGCATACCGGTTAAAAGATCGGACGACAGCGACTGTTAATGAAGCACTAACTAAGTTCCTAACCACTTTTAATGGTCCGGTGCACAGCTTTACTGTGGACCGTGGCACTGAGTTTAGTGGGCTAGTATCACTTGAATCACAATATGGTATTAAGACCTATTACTGCCATGCTTATACGCCAGCTGAACGTGGTAGTAATGAACGCTTTAATCGGAATTTACGTTATTTTTATCCTAAAGGGACTCGTTTTGAGCACATTAGTGCTCAAGATTTAACGACGACGTTACTCCAAATTAACCAGCGACCGCTTAAAATACTCGACTGGCAAACACCGTATCAGGTTATGCTGACAAATTTGTCCAAAAATTCGGATTAA
- a CDS encoding IS5-like element ISLrh3 family transposase: protein MAYRHRATQLSFQSFNNGLGVPLSSDNEWVQLADMLPWQQLDEAYQLLFTEMGGRAAKPFRLLYGASLIKQAEHLTDRSVVTAIRDTPAYQYFIGLDTYTTDLPFNHSTLVYFRRRMGQITELVRNIISDTLREQIQSLLPDDELRVLITDATAVPIEIRFPQDTSLLNQARLNLEEMLLDMAHQLQIKPPRTYKREAKAKWTAFARKPRRWAKETRKQIKVQLQYVRRDLRYIDVLLAHGASLNERQTKRLAVIRELFDQQMFMYENRTHRVPGRIVSLAQPWIRPINRGKAKQRTEFGPKIDASIADGMIDIERFDFKAFNESQDLATTIDHYFDVHGYYPDEILADTLYRTRENRQLCQRLGIRLSGPRLGRKPKKMDAKQRQVDRNAEKRRGKIERGFAFMKGPLGLSLVRTKTVASIAVTIDIAINLANLKMLLRLFNGPILIFVKYKQESILIHYQIHVSGSRNVA, encoded by the coding sequence ATGGCTTATCGACATCGTGCTACCCAATTGTCATTTCAATCCTTTAACAACGGCCTTGGTGTGCCACTTTCTTCCGACAATGAGTGGGTTCAATTAGCCGACATGCTCCCGTGGCAACAGCTCGATGAAGCCTATCAACTTCTTTTTACTGAGATGGGTGGGCGCGCTGCTAAACCCTTTCGTCTGCTTTACGGTGCCAGTTTGATCAAGCAAGCAGAACATCTAACCGACCGTTCGGTCGTTACCGCTATTCGTGATACCCCGGCTTACCAGTACTTTATCGGGCTAGACACCTACACAACCGACCTGCCGTTCAACCACTCAACCTTGGTTTATTTTAGACGACGCATGGGTCAAATAACGGAACTAGTGCGAAATATCATCAGTGATACCTTGCGCGAACAAATCCAAAGCTTATTGCCAGATGATGAGCTCCGTGTCTTGATCACAGACGCTACTGCGGTGCCAATTGAAATTCGTTTTCCACAAGATACTTCGCTGCTAAATCAAGCTCGGCTCAATCTAGAAGAAATGTTATTAGACATGGCTCATCAGTTGCAAATCAAGCCTCCACGAACCTACAAACGTGAAGCAAAAGCTAAGTGGACCGCTTTTGCTAGAAAACCGCGGCGTTGGGCTAAGGAAACACGCAAGCAGATCAAAGTACAGCTCCAGTATGTCCGACGTGATCTACGTTATATCGATGTGCTGTTGGCCCACGGTGCCTCTCTTAACGAAAGGCAAACCAAACGATTGGCTGTGATTCGTGAACTTTTTGACCAGCAAATGTTCATGTATGAAAATCGGACCCATCGGGTCCCAGGACGGATTGTTAGCTTGGCACAACCGTGGATTCGCCCGATTAACCGTGGTAAAGCCAAACAACGAACCGAATTTGGTCCCAAGATTGATGCTTCAATTGCCGATGGCATGATCGATATCGAACGATTTGATTTTAAGGCGTTCAATGAAAGCCAAGATTTAGCAACAACCATCGATCATTATTTTGACGTGCATGGTTATTATCCCGATGAAATCTTAGCTGACACACTTTATCGTACCCGCGAGAATCGTCAGCTCTGTCAACGACTAGGCATTAGGTTGTCGGGACCACGTTTAGGACGTAAGCCTAAAAAGATGGATGCTAAGCAGCGGCAAGTTGATCGTAACGCAGAGAAGCGGCGCGGGAAAATTGAACGCGGTTTTGCCTTCATGAAAGGCCCTTTGGGCCTTTCATTGGTGCGGACTAAAACGGTAGCCAGCATCGCAGTGACGATTGATATTGCGATCAATCTAGCCAATCTAAAGATGCTACTAAGGCTTTTTAATGGACCAATTTTGATTTTCGTAAAATATAAGCAGGAATCCATCTTAATTCACTATCAAATTCACGTTTCAGGTAGCCGGAATGTTGCCTAA
- a CDS encoding IS5 family transposase (programmed frameshift) → MPDYPSNISRAQFALIQPDLENFRKHTRPRRYDLYDVFNAILYSLTTGCQWRELPHDFPEWHTVYRYYDMWRDKPDPTADSLLERLLKKPVASYRFAQGRSARTSFVIVDAQSVKTTDLTKNSGYDGGKKISGIKRHMAVDINGLPQAILVTRANVSDRSGALSMLSLASQNLELVQHVMVDGGYTGNDFADQVKLILNAKTTVAKRNELHMFTVLPQRWIVERSWSWLDKCRRLWKNCERALNSSLQMVVLAFLKIVLKRY, encoded by the exons ATGCCAGATTATCCAAGCAATATTTCTCGCGCGCAATTTGCGTTAATACAACCTGATTTAGAAAACTTCCGCAAGCATACAAGACCGCGTCGTTATGATCTTTATGACGTATTCAATGCCATCCTTTACTCGCTTACTACAGGGTGTCAATGGCGTGAATTACCGCACGATTTCCCGGAATGGCACACTGTCTACCGCTATTACGATATGTGGCGAGATAAACCAGACCCGACAGCTGATTCGCTATTAGAAAGGCTTTTAAAAAAAC CTGTCGCTTCCTATCGTTTTGCACAGGGCCGATCGGCCCGAACGTCGTTTGTGATTGTTGATGCTCAAAGTGTTAAAACCACTGATTTAACGAAAAATAGTGGCTACGATGGCGGCAAAAAGATTTCAGGGATTAAGCGTCATATGGCGGTTGATATTAATGGTTTACCACAAGCCATTCTCGTGACACGAGCTAATGTATCAGATCGTTCAGGTGCATTGTCTATGCTTAGTTTGGCTAGCCAAAATTTAGAGCTGGTTCAGCATGTCATGGTTGATGGTGGCTACACTGGCAATGACTTTGCGGATCAGGTGAAGCTCATTTTGAATGCTAAGACGACGGTAGCTAAACGCAACGAGTTGCATATGTTCACGGTGTTACCGCAACGATGGATCGTTGAACGTTCATGGAGTTGGCTAGACAAATGTCGGCGACTTTGGAAAAACTGTGAACGTGCCCTTAACAGCAGTCTTCAAATGGTTGTATTGGCCTTCCTGAAGATAGTTCTTAAAAGATACTAG
- a CDS encoding CopY/TcrY family copper transport repressor, producing the protein MKDAKNVTITDSEWMVMRAIWTMGHATSRELIDAMNELEGWSASTTKTLLHRLIQKQAVAQHGGSRPFTYKPVVGEKESMAAAADDLFDHMCAMRAGSTIAGVIQSRELSRADIANLQAILAEKAKTAPEEVQCNCLPGDQTC; encoded by the coding sequence TTGAAGGATGCAAAGAATGTAACCATCACCGATTCTGAATGGATGGTTATGAGAGCAATTTGGACAATGGGACATGCGACTAGTCGTGAACTAATCGATGCTATGAACGAATTAGAAGGCTGGTCAGCTTCAACAACCAAAACGCTACTTCACAGGTTGATTCAAAAACAGGCGGTTGCGCAGCATGGCGGCAGTCGACCATTCACGTATAAGCCGGTTGTTGGCGAGAAGGAATCAATGGCGGCAGCGGCAGATGATTTGTTTGACCATATGTGTGCGATGCGGGCTGGTTCAACAATTGCCGGCGTTATTCAGTCAAGGGAACTCTCACGGGCGGATATTGCGAACTTACAGGCGATTCTAGCTGAAAAGGCCAAAACAGCGCCCGAGGAAGTTCAGTGTAACTGCTTGCCGGGTGATCAAACGTGTTAA